The following nucleotide sequence is from Paeniglutamicibacter kerguelensis.
TCGACCGCCCGCGCCATGGGTGTCGATCCATCCCTGGCGCTGGCGCACGCCTTCCAGGAATCAAGCTTCAACATGGCTTCGGTCTCCCCCGCCAATGCGGTGGGCGTCATGCAGGTCATCCCGTCCGCGGGACAGTGGGCCGAGGGGCTCGTGGGACGCAAGCTGAACCTGCTCGACCCGCAGGACAACGTGACGGCCGGCATTGCCATCATCCGCCACCACCAGCGCAACAGCCCGTCCAAGGAAATCGGCATCGCTTCCTACTACCAGGGAGCTGCCGGCGTGAAGAAGTACGGCATGTACCCGGACACCAAGCGATACGTCGCAAACATCATCGCCTTGCAGAACCGCTTCTAGGCGCAGACGCCCGGCGAAACAGGCGCGAAGGGCCGGCCCACCAATTTGGTGGGCCGGCCCTTCGCGTCTGTCCTTGTTCGGGGTGAACCTAGCGCCGCGCCGCCACCGGCAGTTCGATGACCACGCGGGTCCCCGGACCGCTCCGGTCCTCCCAGTAGATGTTTCCGCTCAGCTCGCTGGTGACAAGGGTCCGCACGATCTGCAGGCCAAGTCCCTCCTGGCGCGGTTCGGGCGGGAGCCCCACCCCGTCATCGCTGATGGCGACCCGGAGGAAGTCCTCGCCCAGCGGGTCCCTGTAGCGTTCCGCGTCCAGCACCACGGTGCCGTCGCGGTCCGCGAGCCCGTGCTCCACGGCGTTTGTGACAAGCTCGTTGATCACCAGGGACAGCGGCGTTGCCAACTCGGCCGGAAGACCCCCGAAGGCGCCGGTGCGTTCGGTGTTGACCTTCTGGCCGGGAGAGGCGATCTCCACGATCAGCCGGAACTGCCTGTCGATGAGCTCGTCGAAGTCCACGTTCTCGCTCAGGCCCTGCGAGAGCGTCTCGTGGACGGCGGCGATCGTCGCTACCCTGCGCATGGCCTGGTCGAGGCCCTGGCGGCCCTCCTCCGACTTCATGCGGCGCGACTGCATGCGCAGCAGTGCCGCAACCGTCTGCAGGTTGTTCTTCACGCGGTGGTGGATCTCGCGGATCGTCGCGTCCTTGGACACCAGTTCCTTCTCGCGACGGCGCAATTCGCTCACGTCGCGGCAGAGCACCAGTGCTCCGTAGCGCTTCCTTGAGTCCCGCAGCGGAATGGCCCGCAGCGACAGGGTCACGCCCATGGATTCGATTTCGGTGCGCCACGGCATCTTGCCGGAGACCACCAGCGGCAGGGACTCGTCGATCAGCCGGCGGTCCTTCACCAGGCCCATGGTCGCCTCGGAGAGGGACCTGCCCTCGAGGGTGTCCGCCGCGCCGAGCCGCCTGTAGGCCGAAACCGCGTTGGGGCTCGCATACTGGACGATGCCGTCGGCGTCGAGGCGGATGAACCCGTCCCCGACGCGCGGGGCGCCGCGGCGGGACCCTGTGGGCGTGGCGAAGTCCGGCCACAGCCCCTGGGTGCACATCTTCAGCAGGTCCTCGGCGCACTGCCTGTAGGTCAGTTCAAGGCGCGAGGGCATGCGCGAACCCGACAGGTCGAAGTGCACGCTGATGACTGCCAGGGTGCGCCCGTTGCGGACCATCGGGACGGCTTCGATGAGCATCGAATGCTCCTCTTGCTCCGTCCCGCGGTCCGAACGAACGATTGCCTGCGTCCGCCAGGCCTCGTCCACGAGGGATTTGAGGTCCTTGCGGATCCGCTCCCCCACGAAGTCCGTGTGGAAGACGGTGTGCGAGGTGGAGGGACGCACATGGGCAAGCGCCATGTACGTCCCGTCCGGGACCGGAAACCACAACACCAGATCGGCAAACGCCAGATCGGCGACCAGTTGCCAGTCCCCCACCAAGAGGTGAAGCCAGTCTTCATCTCCAGGCCCAAAATCAGCTGACTCTCGAAGTTGGTCCGTGAAGATGGCCAACGGTTACCTCCGTACGATTGAACGCAACAGTCGCAGAGCCACCGACAGGGACGCCATGTCATCGCGTTCGAGTCGGTTCACTTCCGCGAACATGTTCTTTGCACGTTCAAGATTAGCCTCGTTCGCGGCTTCCCACGCATCCACGCGCACAACCGGGTCCGATTCGGCGTCGTCGGACACCTCGATGACATCGCGGGTGAAGTCGATGATCGTCGAATACAGATCGTCGCGCAGGGCCGCACGGGCCAAGGCCTGCCAGCGGTCCGCACGCGGCAGCGAGGTGATGCGCTCGAGCAGCGCGTCGACCCCGAAGCGGTCGTAGAGCACGTAGTAGATCTTTGCGATCTCCCCGGCATCCAGCCCGGTGCGGGTCGCCATGGCGGCGATGTCCAGGAGCACGAAGGACTCGAACTGCTCGGCCCAGCGAGTGGCCATGCCCTTCTCGAGGCCCCAGCCCAGCGCCTCGACCTTCAGCGCGCTCACGCGTGCATCGTCCGAACCGCGCAGCAGCGAGCCGACCGCCGGGCGCAGGGCCTGGATCGTCGGCGCCAGGGCCTGCATCGATTCGGTGACCATCTGGCTGCGGTCCACGTGGTGGATGTACCAGCGGGTGGCACGGTCCAGCAGGCGGCGCATGTCCAGGTGCAGGCGGCACCAGGTCTGCGTGTCGAAGGACGGTGCCAGCGCATTGATCGCATCGAATTCCGAGTCGAAGGAGTAGATGTCGCGCAGTGCGACAAAGGCCTTGGCAACCTGGGATTCGGTGGCGCCGGTCTCTTCCATGACGCGGAAGGCGTAGGTGGTGCCGCCGACGTTGACCATGTCGTTGGCGATCACCGTGGCGATGATCTCGCGGCGCAGCGGGTGCGAATCGAGTTCCTCGCCGAAGCGTTCGGCCAGCTGGACCGGGAAGTAGTTGCGCAGCGTGGCCGCGAAGTACGGGTCGTCCGGCAGGTCGGACGCGGCAAGCGCCGAAGCCAGCTGGATCTTCGCGTAGGCGACAAGCACGGAGAGCTCCGGCACGGTCAGCGTCTGGCCCGCGGCGAGGCGTTCCTCGAGCTGCTCGTTGGTGGGCAGGAACTCGAGCGCGCGGTTCAGGTCCGCGTGCTCCTCCAGCCAATCCATCTGGCGCTCGAAGGCCGGGGACCAGCTGGCCATCTCCTGCTTGTCGTTGAGCAGCATCACGTTCTGGTCGAAGTTGGTCTTCAGCACCAGCCGGGAGACCTCGTCGGTCATCGAGTGCAGGAATGCCGAACGCTCGTCCTTGTCGATCTTTCCGGCGCGGACCATACGGTCCACGAAGATCTTGATGTTGACCTCGTGGTCCGAGCAGTCGACGCCGGCGGAGTTATCGATGGCGTCGGTGTTCAGCAGGACCCCGTGCAGCGCCGCCTCGATGCGGCCGAGCTGGGTCATGCCCAGGTTGCCGCCCTCGCCGATCACCTTGGCGCGGATCTGCTTGCCGTCGACGCGGATCGCGTCGTTGGCGCGGTCCCCGACCTCGGCGTGGGTCTCCGTGGAGGCCTTCACGTAGGTGCCGATGCCGCCGTTGTAGAGCAGGTCGACCGGGGCGCCCAGGATGGCCTTGAGCAGCTCGGTGGGTGCCATGGAGCTGACCGTGGCGCCCAGGCCGAGCGCGTCGCGGACCTCCGGGGAGATCGGGATGGACTTCAGCGTGCGGGAGAAGACCCCGCCGCCCGCCGAAATCAGGTCCTTGTTGTAGTCGGCCCAGGAGGACCTCGGCAGCTCGAACAGGCGCGCACGCTCGACGAAGGAAGCCCCGGCATCCGGGTTGGGGTCCAGGAAGATGTCGCGGTGGTCGAACGCGGCGACAAGCTTCACGGTGCGGGTGCGCAGCAGGCCGTTGCCGAACACGTCGCCGGACATGTCACCCACGCCGGCGGCGGTGAATTCCTCGGTCTGCGTGTCGACGCCGAACTCGGTGAAGTGGCGCTTGACGGACTCCCAGGCGCCGCGGGCGGTGATGCCCATGGCCTTGTGGTCGTAGCCGATCGAGCCGCCGGAGGCGAAGGCGTCGCCCAGCCAGTGCCCGCGTTCCTCGGAGATCGAGTTGGCGATGTCGGAGAAGGACGCGGTGCCCTTGTCCGCGGCAACCACCAGGTAGGTGTCGTCCCCGTCGAGGCGCACGACGTTTGCCGGCGGCACCACGGTCTCGCCGTTGGCGTCGGTGACGAGGTTGTCGGTGATCTCCAGCAACGAGCGGATGAAGATGCGATAGGCGGACTTGCCCTCTTCCATCCAGGCGCCGCGGTCCACGGCCGGGTTCGGCAGCTGCTTGGCGAAGAAGCCGCCCTTGGCGCCGGTCGGCACGATCACCGCGTTCTTGACCATCTGCGCCTTGACCAGGCCCAGGACCTCGGTGCGAAAGTCGTCGCGGCGGTCCGACCAGCGCAGGCCGCCACGGGCGACCTCGCCGAAGCGCAGGTGCACGCCCTCGACGCGCGGGGAGCAGACCCAGATCTCGTACTTGGGGCGCGGGAACGGCGCACCGTCGATCTTGCCCGGCATCAGCTTGAAGGCCAGCGCCGCGGGGTCGGTGTAGTAGTTGGTGCGCAGCGTTCCCTCGATGACGTTCACGAAGCGGCGCAGCAGCTTGTCGGCATCCAGCGTCGGGACCTTTTCAAGCGCCTCGGCCAGCGTGGCGTGTGCGGCCAGGCGGGCGGCCGCCGACTCCTCGGCACCTAGGATCGGGTCGAAGGTGCCCTTGAAGAGCGCGAGGATTCCGTGGGTGACGTCCGGGTTGGCCACCAGAGTGTCCGAAACGAACGAGTAGGAGTTCGAGACGCCCAGCTGGTGCAGGTACTTGGCGTAGGCGCGCAGCAGCGCGACCTCGCGCCAGCCCATGGACTCGCGCAGCACCAGGCGGTTGAGGTGGTCGGACTCGGCGACGCCGGTCACGATCGCGCTGTAGGCGGCCTCGAGCAGCGACTCGGCGGCCAGCGGGTCGATCCCGGCCGGGAACTTCAGGCCCAGGTCGTAGAGGTAGCGCTCCTCGGCGCGCAAGGGGGTGACGGCGAAGGGACGCTCGTCGATGACTTCCAGGCCCAGGTTCTGCAGCACCGGAAGGATCTTGGAGAGCGAGAGCGGTGCCGTCAGGTAGAGCTTCATCCGGGCGTTGACCTCGGAGTCCTCGTCTTCCTCCGGCACGTAGAGCTTGATGACCGGGCCGACGTGGTCGGGCTCCTCGTAGACGCCGAAGCGTTCGATGTCGGCCAGGGCCTCCTCGACCTCGAAGTCCACGCGGTAGGCAGCGGGGAAGGCCTCGGCCCAGTTGGAGGCCAGTGCGGTGCCGGCCTCGGCGCCGTAGCGCTCGGTGGCGGCCTCGGAGATGCCCTCGGACCAGGAACGCACGGCGGCGACCAGGCGCGTTTCCAGCGCGGCGCGGTCGACCACGGGGGTCAGGCCGTGGCGCTGGAGGCGGATGCGGTAGAACAGGCGAACCAGCGCGGATTCGCTCATGCGCACCTCGAAGTCGACGGACTCGGCGTTGAAGGCCTCCGTCAATTCCTTTTCGATGCGCAGGCGCACGCCGGTGGTGTAGCGGTCGCGCGGCAGGTAGACCAGCGCGGACATGAAGCGTCCGTAGACGTCCGGGCGCAGGAAGAGCGAGGTGCGGCGGCGTTCCTGCAGGCGCAGGATGCCCAGCACGGTGTCGGTGAGGTCCTCAACGGAGATCTGGAAGAGCTCGTCGCGCGGGTAGGTCTCAAGGATGGTGACGATGTCCTTGCCGGAGTGCGAGTCCGGGGCGAACCCGGTGCGCCGCAGCACTGCCTTGACCTTTTCGCGGACCACCGGCACGCTGCGCACCGAGGAGGTGTAGACGCTGGAGGCAAACAGGCCGATGAAGCGACGCTCGCCGTTGACGTTGCCCTGGGCGTCGAAGCGCTTGATGCCCACGTAGTCCAGGTAGACGCCGCGGTGCACGGTGGAGCGGGAGTTGGCCTTGGTGATCACCAGGGCGCGCTTGTCGCGGGCCATGGCGCGTCCGCGCTTGGTCAGGTGCTGGG
It contains:
- a CDS encoding sensor histidine kinase, translated to MAIFTDQLRESADFGPGDEDWLHLLVGDWQLVADLAFADLVLWFPVPDGTYMALAHVRPSTSHTVFHTDFVGERIRKDLKSLVDEAWRTQAIVRSDRGTEQEEHSMLIEAVPMVRNGRTLAVISVHFDLSGSRMPSRLELTYRQCAEDLLKMCTQGLWPDFATPTGSRRGAPRVGDGFIRLDADGIVQYASPNAVSAYRRLGAADTLEGRSLSEATMGLVKDRRLIDESLPLVVSGKMPWRTEIESMGVTLSLRAIPLRDSRKRYGALVLCRDVSELRRREKELVSKDATIREIHHRVKNNLQTVAALLRMQSRRMKSEEGRQGLDQAMRRVATIAAVHETLSQGLSENVDFDELIDRQFRLIVEIASPGQKVNTERTGAFGGLPAELATPLSLVINELVTNAVEHGLADRDGTVVLDAERYRDPLGEDFLRVAISDDGVGLPPEPRQEGLGLQIVRTLVTSELSGNIYWEDRSGPGTRVVIELPVAARR
- a CDS encoding NAD-glutamate dehydrogenase; the encoded protein is MSETFIAETLTADLVGTYYGQLAPEDAAAYSPEQLESRVVAHLAVGWERDPKSARVSITRHAGTTMVYVVTDDMPFLVDSVTAEIVRQKAAINIVVHPTFVVSRDSEHGRITSLETVPAHEHLASGDTAAMPSLSALVAKNRDTAIESWIAVELGGDPSDETVESLIAGLERILVDVRAAVEDWSAMRNKAHEIADSLALVTGAEQIPDLNAAVDLLHWLDDGNFTFLGYRDYDLVTENNEDVLRIRPDSGLGLMRNTDSARNTQHLTKRGRAMARDKRALVITKANSRSTVHRGVYLDYVGIKRFDAQGNVNGERRFIGLFASSVYTSSVRSVPVVREKVKAVLRRTGFAPDSHSGKDIVTILETYPRDELFQISVEDLTDTVLGILRLQERRRTSLFLRPDVYGRFMSALVYLPRDRYTTGVRLRIEKELTEAFNAESVDFEVRMSESALVRLFYRIRLQRHGLTPVVDRAALETRLVAAVRSWSEGISEAATERYGAEAGTALASNWAEAFPAAYRVDFEVEEALADIERFGVYEEPDHVGPVIKLYVPEEDEDSEVNARMKLYLTAPLSLSKILPVLQNLGLEVIDERPFAVTPLRAEERYLYDLGLKFPAGIDPLAAESLLEAAYSAIVTGVAESDHLNRLVLRESMGWREVALLRAYAKYLHQLGVSNSYSFVSDTLVANPDVTHGILALFKGTFDPILGAEESAAARLAAHATLAEALEKVPTLDADKLLRRFVNVIEGTLRTNYYTDPAALAFKLMPGKIDGAPFPRPKYEIWVCSPRVEGVHLRFGEVARGGLRWSDRRDDFRTEVLGLVKAQMVKNAVIVPTGAKGGFFAKQLPNPAVDRGAWMEEGKSAYRIFIRSLLEITDNLVTDANGETVVPPANVVRLDGDDTYLVVAADKGTASFSDIANSISEERGHWLGDAFASGGSIGYDHKAMGITARGAWESVKRHFTEFGVDTQTEEFTAAGVGDMSGDVFGNGLLRTRTVKLVAAFDHRDIFLDPNPDAGASFVERARLFELPRSSWADYNKDLISAGGGVFSRTLKSIPISPEVRDALGLGATVSSMAPTELLKAILGAPVDLLYNGGIGTYVKASTETHAEVGDRANDAIRVDGKQIRAKVIGEGGNLGMTQLGRIEAALHGVLLNTDAIDNSAGVDCSDHEVNIKIFVDRMVRAGKIDKDERSAFLHSMTDEVSRLVLKTNFDQNVMLLNDKQEMASWSPAFERQMDWLEEHADLNRALEFLPTNEQLEERLAAGQTLTVPELSVLVAYAKIQLASALAASDLPDDPYFAATLRNYFPVQLAERFGEELDSHPLRREIIATVIANDMVNVGGTTYAFRVMEETGATESQVAKAFVALRDIYSFDSEFDAINALAPSFDTQTWCRLHLDMRRLLDRATRWYIHHVDRSQMVTESMQALAPTIQALRPAVGSLLRGSDDARVSALKVEALGWGLEKGMATRWAEQFESFVLLDIAAMATRTGLDAGEIAKIYYVLYDRFGVDALLERITSLPRADRWQALARAALRDDLYSTIIDFTRDVIEVSDDAESDPVVRVDAWEAANEANLERAKNMFAEVNRLERDDMASLSVALRLLRSIVRR